One part of the Girardinichthys multiradiatus isolate DD_20200921_A chromosome 10, DD_fGirMul_XY1, whole genome shotgun sequence genome encodes these proteins:
- the acadsb gene encoding short/branched chain specific acyl-CoA dehydrogenase, mitochondrial, which produces MAAPWVRLFSKALTQISRPSWGACQCGLRSRTTSASAVASNQAGGVVSFPPLQTYSEEESMMRDAVRKYAQERIAPFVPTMDENSTMDEEVIKSLFEQGLMGLEIDPEYGGTGSSFFSSILVIEELAKVDASVAVLCDIQNTLINTLFVKLGTPAQKEKYLNRLSTDMIGSFCLSEAESGSDAFSLKTRAEKHKDYYIINGSKMWISNAENAGVFLVMANVDSSAGYKGITCFIVDRDTQGLEICKKENKLGLRASSTCPLNFDNVKVPEKNILGEVGHGYKYAIGMLNEGRIGIAAQMVGLAQGCFDHTIPYTRQRVQFGKRIFDFQGMQHQIAHVATQIEAARLLTYNAARLKEAGRPFIKEACMAKYLSSEVATLTTSKCIEWMGGVGFTKDYPIEKYYRDCKIGTIYEGTTNVQLSTIAKFIDKEYDH; this is translated from the exons ATGGCTGCCCCGTGGGTCAGGCTTTTCTCAAAG GCCCTCACACAGATTTCTCGACCATCATGGGGGGCATGTCAGTGTGGATTGAGGAGCAGGACCACCTCTGCCTCAGCTGTGGCTTCAAACCAGGCAGGTGGAGTGGTGTCCTTCCCTCCCCTTCAGACATATTCAGAGGAGGAGAGCATGATGAGGGACGCAG TAAGGAAATATGCTCAAGAGCGCATTGCCCCGTTTGTGCCAACGATGGATGAAAATTCTACCATGGATGAAGAAGTCATCAAATCCCTGTTTGAACAAGGG CTTATGGGGTTGGAAATTGACCCAGAATATGGTGGCACTGGCTCATCgttcttctcctccatcctggTGATTGAAGAGCTAGCGAAGGTGGATGCCTCTGTGGCTGTGCTCTGTGACATCCAAAACACACTCATTAACACTCTGTTTGTGAAACTCGGAACCCCGGCTCAGAAAGAGAAGTACCTCAACCGACTGTCAACTGATATG ATTGGAAGCTTCTGCCTCTCTGAAGCAGAATCTGGGAGCGACGCTTTTTCTCTGAAGACACGAGCTGAAAAACACAAGGACTATTACATAATCAATGGATCCAAGATGTGGATCAGTAACGCGGAGAATGCAGGAGTTTTCTTGGTGATGGCCAACGTGGATTCTTCTGCT ggATACAAAGGGATTACCTGCTTCATCGTGGACCGGGACACTCAGGGGCTTGAGATTTGCAAAAAGGAGAACAAGCTTGGCCTGCGCGCTTCTTCAACCTGCCCCCTTAACTTTGACAATGTCAAG GTACCAGAGAAGAATATTTTAGGAGAGGTCGGCCATGGATACAAGTATGCTATTGGAATGTTGAACGAAGGCAGGATTGGAATTGCAGCACAG ATGGTTGGACTGGCTCAGGGTTGCTTTGACCATACTATTCCTTACACCAGACAGAGGGTGCAGTTTGGAAAGCGGATCTTTGACTTTCAG GGCATGCAGCATCAAATAGCTCATGTAGCGACACAGATCGAAGCGGCGCGTCTGCTGACGTACAACGCTGCCCGTCTGAAGGAAGCCGGCAGACCTTTCATTAAAGAGGCCTGCATGGCCAAATATTTATCTTCCGAG GTTGCCACTCTAACTACATCGAAATGCATCGAGTGGATGGGGGGAGTGGGCTTTACTAAGGACTACCCCATAGAGAAATACTACAGAGACTGTAAAATTG
- the LOC124875257 gene encoding zinc finger protein Pegasus-like, whose protein sequence is MFFQVQQREQNMEEIKTEPVDFVKEFQEYLTQQTQHVNMISGSVCVEKETTEHFQAVAPRCEQNVLHPPSVEVSLPVEDGSDIQVEGLERTCDGKYKCSYCNYANKGMARLIEHIRIHTGEKPHRCQLCPFASAYERHLEAHMRSHTGEKPYKCDLCAFRCSDRSNLSHHRRRRHKLLPTRAVRSSFSNKRMLSALQKRTGSLGFGRRLLINLNPPSVVMPRSDYFNEFSHKIHQLNSSEYKTPPKVDKNESQNRSENGFRNSLDQLSTYAGQLTNPHPESQSPVSPDRQSLEDEKPILVGQVAVCSNGVQTSPPKEESSTSGHKSCSPGSGCGMETNINTFSGSVSNSQASTPAPAANAPNEEDQNFLHRCQHCDIHFSDNIIYTIHMGCHGYEHPFQCNICGHMCMDKYNFACHFARGQHK, encoded by the exons ATGTTCTTTCAGGTTCAgcagagagaacaaaacatggaGGAGATAAAGACTGAGCCTGTGGATTTCGTGAAAGAGTTTCAAGAATACCTAACCCAGCAAACTCAACATGTCAACATGATCTCGGGctctgtttgtgttgaaaaggAGACAACGGAGCACTTTCAAGCCG TTGCCCCCAGATGTGAGCAGAATGTCCTGCACCCTCCTTCTGTGGAGGTGAGCCTGCCTGTGGAGGATGGATCAGATATACAAGTGGAGGGTCTGGAGAGAACCTGCGATGGGAAATACAAGTGTAGCTACTGCAACTATGCTAACAAGGGCATGGCTCGTTTAATAGAGCACATCCGCATCCACACAG GCGAAAAACCGCACCGCTGCCAGCTGTGCCCATTTGCTTCTGCATACGAGCGCCACTTGGAAGCACACATGCGCTcccacacaggagagaagccaTACAAGTGTGACCTCTGCGCCTTCCGATGCAGCGACCGCAGCAACCTATCACACCACCGCCGCCGCCGCCACAAGCTCCTGCCCACCAGGGCGGTCCGTTCATCTTTCTCCAACAAAAGGATGCTGAGCGCTTTGCAAAAGAGGACAGGGTCGCTGGGCTTCGGCCGCCGGCTTCTGATCAACCTTAACCCTCCGTCAGTTGTCATGCCCAGGTCTGACTATTTTAACGAATTTTCACACAAAATCCACCAGTTGAACAGCAGCGAATACAAAACCCCTCCTAAGGTAGACAAGAACGAGAGCCAAAACAGAAGTGAAAATGGTTTTAGAAACTCACTGGATCAGCTTTCCACTTATGCAGGTCAGTTGACCAACCCTCACCCTGAGTCTCAAAGTCCTGTGTCCCCAGACAGGCAGTCCTTAGAAGATGAGAAACCGATCCTTGTGGGACAGGTTGCAGTGTGCTCCAACGGCGTGCAAACATCTCCACCCAAAGAGGAGTCTTCCACCTCAGGTCACAAAAGCTGCAGTCCTGGGTCTGGCTGTGGCATGGAGACAAACATCAACACTTTCAGTGGAAGTGTTAGCAACAGCCAGGCGAGCACACCAGCTCCTGCTGCAAATGCTCCAAATGAAGAAGACCAAAACTTCTTACACAGATGCCAGCATTGTGATATTCACTTTTCTGATAACATAATATATACCATTCACATGGGCTGCCATGGCTATGAACATCCATTCCAGTGCAACATCTGTGGTCATATGTGCATGGACAAATACAATTTTGCATGCCATTTTGCCCGTGGACAACATAAGTGA